cagcgACAGGCACTCTTGCGGCGAGATTGATGCCTTGAGACGACAAGATCAAAATATCAGACTTGATGTTCTCATTAGATGGCTCtcaaaaggattttttttctaagGGGGTGGGGTTGATTGAGATTAATTTTAGTCAGTGTAAGTATCATAGGTTTATGAATGTGAATAAAACAAGTATGTGATTTCTGTAATCTGTTTGCATTTCATGTCAGaatgtgacatactgtatgttcagtgtCATATACAACTTACAGCACTTGATCATTTGCTCTTGTTTGGGGAAACATGTCTGAAGTCTCTAtttgtaatgctttccctagtGTTTAAAATCCtctgaatgtaaaaaaacatctgtatgTGATCATGTTGTGTACATAAACATAACACAGACAccgatttgtgtgtgttgtgcgtACTATGTTTGCACATGCAGTGCGTCAACCTTCCTCACAGAGTCTATTTTCATACTCTGCCTTTTGAGTCATCCATTTCTGGAGCACAACGAATGAGGACTCCCGGAGGACATGGTGTGCGTACAGAGTGGCGTGGTGGTGCTCCGAGGGCCACGCAATTAAGATGACGGGCGGACCGCACTCCCACCATCGCCTCCCAGACACTTGGGCAACCACTGTGCTCAGGCTTTTTGAGTCGCTCTTTTAGCCTCTCTCTGGCTCCATCtctttctacttttattttggtGCCAAATAAAGCACTTAACATTTCTCACAACTGGATCAACTGCACTATACTAACAACAGTGAgcaaaactttttatttaagcAAACTAAATAATTTTCTCTATCTTATTGTGTTGCACAGACGGAGAGCCCCTGGAATGGCAAAGCAAGAGGGGGCTCCAGCCAACAGAACCGCCCGGTGAGGCGGCCTTGCACTGAGCTGCTGAAATACCTAACGGCCACCGATGATATCCTGCTCCACACCAAAGCCAGTGAAGCCAAGAGCACCTGGGGGGGTGCCAGTAGCAGGGACAAGAGTGGCCTGGGTCTTGGCGcctcttcctcgtcctcttcgCCGTCTTCGTTATCCACCTCCTcgttctcctccctctcctccacctcttcgTCCTCTTCCACCACCTCCAAGAAGAAGTCAGCTGTACCatctcaacagcagcagcagcagcagcagcagccgcagcaTCACCAGCGAGGTGAGAGCCGGGCTGCAGGCGAGTGTAGTGTGGCTGGTGTTGGGGCTGGGAAGTGGCAGCGTTGCAGTCACGATGACGGGGTTGAGGAGTCGGAGGGTGCTTCTATCCCTGTTGGCCACAGAACCTCCACCTGCGGCCATGCCCGCCCCAAACTGGAGCACGGGCCGCCCAGTGAAGAAGGAAGGCCGCCAGGCGATGTGGGCCGCCTGGCCGCCGCTAGGTTTATTAGGTATATGCATTCTTATTCCCTCCCTCCCCGAGAGGTGAGTCACAGCTGTGAGCATTGCCGAGAGGCTGCGGGCGCCACTCAGGCTAGTGAGGGCTTTGGCAGGCATGGCCGTAGTAACAGTAGTGGTGCCGGCCGTGCACCACATAGGCACATCACAGTGACTATTaggaaaagagatgaaaagCCGGGGCACCCCTTACTTAGCCAGCTGCTCACCTCCAAACAGAGGCCTGTTCAGTATGGAGCCCCCTTACTTCCACCTAAGATCACCCCTTTACCCAGCACTCTGAGCAAATCAGCAGGTAAGAGGTCTGAGAGCCCAGCCCAGGCCGTTTcaaaggtggaggaggaagaggtgggagGGACCACTGATTGTAGAAACCGGGCAGTAAGTCAGGTAGAAGAGCCTGACTCAGGGTCCCTGTTGTCACCTCTCGCCTTCGACCTAGAGAGCTGGGTTAGCCAGCCAGACTCAGGGCTAGACATGGGCTTTGGACTAGAGCTGGGGTGGCTAAACCATGGGGAGGATGTTgaccatgatgatgatggtgttgatgatgatgatgatgatgaccatGTCACGGGCAGCCCCGCAGCGGTGCTCTCACATGGCCCACCAAGCCCACTCTTCCCAGATACTAGAATTGCAGAGCCCGCCCCTCCCTGCATCATACAAGGGCAAGGGCACCCACACAGGCAGGCACTCAGCGAGCACCCCGACGACCAGGGCCACCCGTTGTTAGGTAATCATGACTGCATCCCCCCCACTGGTCTtatctctgctctctcttctccctctcctgctctaaCCACTTCCCAGTTTGACTTCACAACTAACTCCTATTCTAATACGAATCTAACAGTCATTCTGAGGGCATAAACAACAATGACGACAAACAGCCTGCTAGCCAATGCTTTTTGCTAGTCCCAGAGGcattcttttaaatttaaatagagtgaaaaaaaaaaaggagggggtGGGAAAAGGGGCGAGCCTTGTCTTGCCACTGTACGTCTTGTATTCATAAAGTCAACCCTTGAACCATCTTTGGCTGATTGAGCTGAGTGTGCTGAATATGTACATTTAGACTCAGAGCTCGGGTGCTGCTCTTTAGCGTCGTGCTACTAAAGCCACGTTCCCTTAGCTGGAGCACAAGTCTGCCAGAGCCTCGGGCAACTGCACAAGCTTCCTTGactctcctttcttccttcttttttccccctcctctgcTGTTGGTGCATGCAATTATGACTTTATTGTCTAGGGAGGGGCTCACCCACTGTCATGTGTCTTGTTTGTGACATTGTCTCTCTATGTCTTTATTCCATTTCGATCTATTTGTTGTCTTGAACAGGGTATGTCTGTGTCTGGACACCTGTGAAATACGCACCATCACTTCATCCTGCCTCACAGAGTGACCAGTCTATCCTAAGAATAAATAGTTAAAACGGGGTCAATCTAAAAAGATATGCTTTGTACAATAGTATCCATAGAAATACTTTATAATGGGTGTTTTTGTAGTAATAATTGCATTTAATGAACCAATTTGAGATTAATTGTTGCAGAATGTGGACCTGTTCTCTTCTGCCATGAGTGTTATACGTAGATCAATAATTACCCATGCTCCTTTGTGTTCTGCAGCCAAACCAACCATCTTGCCACTTCCTTTGACCCCAGAGTCTCCAAAGTAAGTGTGAGAAGTTTTTCCACATTATTCCAGGCAAAAAGCAGCAACAAACTACAGAAAAAAGCCAAAGCCAAAGAAAACTATATAGAGTAGAATCCAAGTTGAGGCATTTTTGTGACTCATTTCCATTTCTTAGATCACAAAAGCTTTTAAAGTCTTACTTTCATCTGAGAAGTAAAATGTTgcactttttttgtcttccagTGACCACAAGGGATCACCGTTTGAGAACAAAACCATTGAACGCACATTAAGTGTGGAGATTGCTGGAACCCCAGGTAAGAACACTTTTCTGATTATTTAAAGCACATGTAGTTATTATTAAAGCCAATGGAAATCCTCACCTCCCTGTTGTAGATAGTAATGGGTTAACTCTGGCTCCAACATCTTGATAATTCACAGTTCAGAGTTCAAGGTGAAGGCATAGGAGAATATTTTTATGTGCCTATTGATTAGGCTTTCCAATCTCTTCAGGGTTTATTAGCAAACCCCTCCCATCCTCAACCACCTCCCCTCCGCTGTTACTGAAGAGTTAATATGCTTTTTGTCTTCCTCTATCAGATCCTAATGCTCTCTGACTGACAGCTTACTTACCCTACACATCATAGGAAAACTGAAATGGCAGTGTTATTCTTTTAATTGGTTTTGCAGTATAATTCACTTTTGCCTGTTTGATCTGTGCCTTCCTTTCCTTAGGTCCCTAGACATACAGGCAATTAGATCAGCTGACTTGGGAGTCATTTTCCAATGTTGGAAAAAGACTTGTATGCAAAGGCTGCTGTTTTGTAAATGGATTCAGTGTGAGGAATTTTCAGGATCATTATTGACATCATCCTTTTCCGTTATTGAGTTATAATTAACTACAACAGAAGAAAGCTATAGACACAAGGTGATTGCAAGACAAAAATGAAGAGAATGTATGCAAAAGCTGCAATATTGAGGGtcatatctctctttctctctctgtgcaaaTGATGTCAGTAATTACCCCCTTTCTCCCCCCGATTAATCATCTAaggtcaataaaaacaaaatggttgCCCTTTAGCCTCTCACACTGTGTGATGTTGCACTGGCCCCTTCGGGTATTCATTTACCAGCAGGGGAAATGGTCCTAATACATACCTCATGTCTGCCCCTTGCACCTTCTACTTAGCTCTTGTGGGGGTTGGAAATTTGTTGCACATCAGACCCCAAGAGGTCTTCCTGTGTCACTCTGACCTTGGTCGAAGTGCTGTTTAACCCTTTTGTGTAGATAAGCTTTTGGGGTCAAAGGTGATGCCTGCTGAGACCTAAAGAAGGGAAAGAGCAGGGCTGCTTAAGCTCTGGGGCAATCAAGCACAGTTAATATTTCTTCCAATTTTACTGCACGTGGGTGAGTCTATTGACCTGTGGCCAAATCTTGGCGTCCGTTCTGTTCCACCGCATCCATTTTACAAGGACGGTCAAATAAAGCCCTTCACCTGACTTCACCATTCAATTTAGGATTGAATATTAGCAGGAAAGTCATTAGTCCAGAAAGCTCCAGGTTACTGAGCCACTTTCCTACTTAGGGATTAGCTTTTGAGTCTCGTGCTGTATGAGACAGATGGATATAGATCCCAGTAAGTGGAGGTGATAGCTTTTAGGTCCGGAGTTACATGTCCTTTGCCAATTTAGAGTAACATTCCACTACAATAGAGATTATGGTGGTGTTACTGATAACCAGATGGAAGTTAGCCAGGTGGGCGGTTCCACCCTCCACCTTAAAGGCAGGTCGACAATTCACTGATGGAACTTTCCACGAATTGCTGCCAGTAACATATTATTTTATGCCTTTGCTATaagttgtagtagtagtggttACTGTTTCATAGAAAGATAATTTTAATTATCAGTTGACCTGTACACCTTGTACTGAGCCaaatgatgtttatttttaaatagcaaCTTTTCGACTGTTGGCTACATGTTATCTTGACACTTTTCAGAGAGGTACAGTAAAGACTACAACAGGCAGTGAGGCACCCTGGGATCTGACTGTTCTGGCCTAATCTCTGCCAAGCTAATAGATTTACCCTGTGCTGCCATGTTGTCTTTAATTACTGTATCTCATGACACTGGGGTGGTCTGTGTGTTGCTATTTGCATGGCTTACCGCCGGATCAACTCTTTAAGCACAGAGTTGTTATTCGCTCTGTGGACTCCTCGCAATTTACagctggaggagaaaaaagattATAAaaccttcctctttctttctgtcttgctCACTTGTTCAATCGTTTTCTCTCCGGTGGCTACATGAttggtgtttgtgtctgtggatCATCCATCACTAGCAAGTTTGACTGAGAGGCACATATTTATCtaattctgatttattttaccCCCATCGCAAATGGCCCCTAGTTTATGACCCCACAGGTTGGACAGATGGCGCTTTGTTGGTGAAACAGAAGTTCCTCAGGCATTGTGTAGCACCCcattctctcttctccttttcatAGCTCATTTCATTGGCAAAATgcatatatacgtatatgtcTATACTGCATCACTATCAGAActgagagaaggaagagagagaggggagaaaatgGGGGGGGGGCCTTGCAGTCCTACTTACAGACACATCCAGATAATAAGTAGGATGATAAGCCGTTGGATCAGGCATTCCAAACACAGCAAGTGGTTTCAGAAACttgcatatttatatatcatGCTCCCGCACTCTCTTTGCCAAGCTGTCTTCCCCGTGCATACTCCAACACTGGATTTGATACTAATAGCTGTCATTTGGTGCAATTCACCAGCAAGGGAAGAATGATGTGCATTATAAGAAAGGCAAAGAAGAGGGGAGAGCGTAGGTGTTTCAAAGTGCCTGAGTTTGACTCCAGTGAGAGACtgttagtgagtgtgtgtgtgtgtgtgtgtgtgtgtgtgtgtgtgtgtgtgtgtgtgtgtgtgtgtgtgtgggcacatTTGTTCTGTGCAAGACAGAAACAGGATAGGATGCCTAGAGACGGAAAGGGAGAAATAGAGATTGAGCCACGGAAGATGGCAGACAGGAAGAGGGGAAAAGGGAGAATACAAGGctaaaggagaggaggaaagagagaatgagagtaATGGTGGCGGctgtttgtgtgagtgcattAACAATGCTATAAAGTGGGCTCATCTCAGGACTTCCCATATAACTGCCATCTGTCTGGTTGTAAATCTGTAGGAGGCGGGGAAAAGATAGGGGGGGCACAAGCAGTAGGGATATGCCATCTGAGAAGAATGACAACCCATTCGCCAGTACTTCATGTGCTTCCATGACATAGCAGACATCTCACCATGGCAACATCACCAGGCATGCTAAAGTGTACATTAAGAATAGTGACATATCTTCCGATATTATTTCAAAGAAAAGGGAGATGATGCTGGATAATCTTGAAACATGCATGCCGACATGTCAGTGATTGTTCTTTCAGACCGATAAAAAAGGTCTTTGGTTTTATTCAGATGAATTGGCAGCTGTCCAGTGCAGACATTTATGTTAGGCAGGCAGAGATATGATACATGCATTACGTTTGTCCTCTACAGGGTGTTATGTTATTTGTTTCATGAAAAGGGACCTTTCCAAGGTCATAGAGGAAGGGGATGGCAAGTCATCCATATTACAGCACTGCCATATTAAGTTACACCAAGCATTACATTAATCTGTCAAGATTGCAATAAAATAGAGATCAGGATTAGGCCAAGTGAAAGTGAATATTTTAATCAGTCATGTATCTGTGTCCACTGTCCATAAACCGACCTGGGACTTGATGAGTGAGGGGAGAAGGGAGAGGGGGATATTAGGGGAGGTTTGCATTATgattccattttcattttatttcccccacccctccaccaacctctgtcttttcctccctctgcagGTCTGACACCACCTACCACGCCCCCACACAAAGCCAGTCAAGAGAATCCTTTCAAAGCATCGCTCAAAACCAAGTTGTCTTCATGTTCCTCCTCAGCCTTGGCATGCAAAAGAGCCAGGCTGAGCGAGTTGGGCCCCGGCGCTCTGGCCCCGGCCCCAGGTGCCTCAGGCGGGGGCCCCACCAGGAAGGGTCCGGAACAGACTGAGCTTTATGCCCAGCTGAGCAAAGCGTCCACCGCCCTCCCTTACTCCGTCACCCAACACACAATGGGGGGTGGCCTTGAGGAGCATCGCAGCACTAGCAACAATAAGCGGGTGGCGCCCCGTGGCTACTGTGACCATGACTATTGCCAGGCGTCAGCTAGCACTAAGAAGGACGGCAGCACAGCCACTGTTACCATGACTACAGCAGCGGAAATGATGGTCACCTCAGGTGCCACTGCTGCTCCCATGCCTATTGCAGGCAAAGTGGAGGACAGGCATGTCGAATGTAAGGACTCAGCCATGCCACCgtcctcttcatcatcttcatcttcttaTTCTCCATCATCAGCTTCATCTGGTCCTTTGGCTAAGCAGCAGAATTTTGCCTCTGTGGATGGAGAAGCAGCCCGGGTCCAGGAGTTAGGGAAGCAGACCCTTACACAAACCACCCAGATCCCCTTACAAGAGGCCACTACTGACGGGGACCAACACCCTTCTGCCACCAGCCGGAAGCTCCTGTGCGACCAGGAAATCAGAGCAGAACTCAACAAGCATTTTGGCCACCCCTTACAAGCCCTTTGTAGCCAGGGTGGCCAGGAGAGAGAACCAGGCAGCAAATCAAATAAGGTTGCAGCCCCACAGTCCCTtgaggagggagaggatggCTACTACTCCCAGAGGTTGCCTGGCTCCAGCTACCTGCACCCAGGGTTCCTGCCCTTCCACGATGATCTAGAGCTGGGTGAGGGCCGTGAGAATCGCTTCCTCTGTCCATGGGAGGGCACCCCTCTGGACCTACTCTTTGACTGTCCcccctgctctccctcctgttcCCCACCATCCAGCTGCTCCCCTTCACGAGGCTCCGTCTCCCcaccttcctccctcctcctctcgcccAGCAGGCCTTTCTGCTGGACCAGCAGCGAGTCCCGCTCCCGTTCTCGTTCCCACTCTGGCTCCCGCATCTCCTCCTCGCACTACCGGAGGCGCTCCCTCTCCAGCTCACCTGACAGATGCCCCTCCTCCTGGTAAgtcatctcacacacacgcacacacaccttacaCTTTTTTTGGCTGAGTCTTGGCTGCTCCCCACCCATGCAGTTTAAACAGGTCTTGGAGCTGGCAGGGGATCTAGCTTAGGCCTTCAGGCCTGATCAGTCGTCAGAGCTGGTGGTCACACAGGATAGACCCTGGAGACTCTTGGCATGGGTTCTTAACCTCCTGCTAGTCCTTGCCTTGCCTGGACTAAATGCAGGATAGATTTAGCAAGTTTGACACAAAGAGATTTAACAGGTGAAAGAGAGGTGGAATGCATTTTAACCAAATTGCAATTGTTATAGTAACCAAATTTTGCCTATTTAGCCAGGTGGCACTTCAATTTCTCTGAACTgacaatggggaaaaaagatcAGTTGAAAGGTGCAATCTCcctaaaacaacacacaatgaACCAAAAAGAGAAACCCACAACATGAAACGTGCCAGAGGCACTGGACTATTGAACAGTATGAGTTTTAATCTCTAGGCAGGgagttttatttgagtgtcttCCTTACACTCACCCCCCTCCTCACTCGCTCCCTTGCATGctcctgttttttgtttgatgcCGGGGCTATTGTTTTAAGCGGCAGCTGTTGTTTTTACTGAGTGGCAAACCCTCTTCTTTTACATCCCCAGAGATGAAAGCCAAATACAGGCTGTGGGAATGCAGTCTCTAAACCCCTCTCAAAAGAGACTCCTATCATCATAGCTCTGTGTGagaactacatttcccatgttTCCCTTTGATCAGAGCTGAGGGGTTTTCTGTTGGGTTTTTTGGTAGAAGAACAGAGGCAAGCCATAGTTACTGAGAAGGATGTGAGTAAATTCAGTTTGTCAGGAGTAGTTCATTCAGTGCTTCACAGTGTAGGACTCCACTGCAGTGACTCAGTTTGTTTGCCTGATTActtaaaggtcagtttactcCACAGAGCCAAGGTAATCACTTTATTCTGTTTAAGCCCTTGTTCTTTGCTCTACACCAACTTGCTCACAAATTATACAGTAATAGTCTCAAGGCAGTCGATCAGAATCTGACACTGACAAGCTTTCTGAAAATACTGGGTAGGGATTGGAGTTTTGAAAGCGACAGCGCAAGAAGCTTGTTATATTTTCATGCAAGGAAAGATAAATAGAATTTCAGCAACACAATTCTCAAAATCCCTGTGCTCTGTTTCAAGTTTCACAGCATCAGATCCTCGATCTTTCCAAACTGGCACTCCTTTGCTTTACTGAATTTCCCTAACTTCTCTCCCTCCATAATTCAGGTCTTCCTTCTTCAGCAACACTTCAATAATTAAGCATCAGAAGCTTAAGGAATGCAGGGGTACAAGCTCTACAGTCAGGCCACTAGGGCCTACAGTATTGACCATTTCCTCATACAACATAGATAGCAGGTGCTTATGCTAGATCAGGTGTGTACAAAAGTTCTGtagaaaatcacacacacttttttggCCATGGGTTAGATTAGGACAAGGCTGGAATCAACCCGGTTTCAACCATCTAAATGGGTCTTGTGAATATCAAAGAAGTTAACTTGGTTCCCAAACCAAAGAACAAATAAACCAAGGCGTCAGAAGTTGGCAGGAGTCAACAGTATGtagtatgattttttttatgcatttttctaATGTATGAGATGAACAGCATTCCTAGGTGTtgctaaaaataatattttcatatttaatgttttctgttttttcccacAGGTCTCGTCACAACACAGATTCAAGCACTTTTCGTTCCAGGACTCACAAGAGCCCCCACCCTCAGTCTCGATCTCCTCTCAGCCGCAGGCCAAGgtgattattttaaattaattatttaaccTCCTATTATATGTCATTAACCTTTTGTTTAGTCAAATACTTCAGGTTAGGACAAATGGTTATTCTTAGCAACTGCCTGGTAAAAGACCTCATTCTGCtatgcaaggaagaatggctgaaataaaaaatctaGTAGTCACTATAGACAAATGCACTGAACGTAACTTTTCCCTGTCACCACTCAGAAAGAGTTTGATTTCTCTGTCATTCCCTTTTCACATCAAGACCGAAGCCTGTCCCATCCACACGGGGGCCCCGTGACAAACATTCAGGGCAAATATGTTTAATTGATCATGTTTTATTGGACTAGTGACAAAAAGAATCCCAAACCACATTCATACTTCACTCACGACTTGACACTCCCAGCTGTATAATGACGCTTATTCAACTTAGTGCCTCTGTAGTTTTCTATGAGCCACTGCAGAGGGGACCATTTGATATGCAGAGAAGTACTGGCACAGtgcagaaagggagagagggggagactGACACCATCTCAGCGCTCCGAGCTGATTTGGCACCCACGGGCCTAATGACACCCGACAAGCCCGAGAGTCGCTCATCAGTCGAAAACTTAACGGACACGTCTTGTGCTAGTCTGGGGTGGGGGAGAAAGTTGCACTTTCCTTCTTGATGAAGCCCTAACTAAGCAGAAAGTAATGACATGTGAAGTTGTGCTGACAGTTGCAGCTGCCTGGCTCCCCGACCGCGCTGCTTGCCGGCACTCCCACGGGCCTATCCTGCGGGCTCCGTAATCATAGCAATGGCGAAGAGACATCTTATTAACATGTCTCTTTCCTATCCTTTGCAACCCCCTTCTCAACCATCAGTGGTGAGATAACAGTGGACTGCTGCTTGATAAATACTGGCAATTGTTCTTCATACACATCAGCAGGAAGGGTGAATTTAGAGGATGAGCTAGGACAGTGATGTCATACGTATCCTTTCCTCCACAGGTATGACAGCTACGAGGAGTACCAGCACGAGAGGCTGAAGAGGGAGGAGTACCGGCGGGACTATGAGAAGCGGGAGTTCGAAAGggctgagcagagagagaggcaaagacAAAAAGCAATAGTGAGTCAAATGACACAAGCTCCATCTAATTTCCTCTATCATCCTTTTTTCTGTGCTTGACTTTAAGTCTTTCCTGCCGATGCTGATAAAAGACCACATGCAATCACTGCTGTGGTAAATGTACAAATTCCTGCAAACCCACCAAAACCTcccaccgacacacacacatcacttaGGATGAGACAGCCTCCAGCCCAGTGCCATGTGCCACAGTGTATCCCTACTGAAAGAATGCATACAAAGTGAGTTCCTGAATGATTCAGGCGACAGGCCCTTCCTCTTTATCTCCGGGTTGTGTATTTTTAACGTCTCTGTCGTCTGGAAACACTGTCGACTCTTATTAATCACACCACAGgggtaaaatgttaaaatagtGGAAAACAGAAACTAGGAGAGCAAGACGGGGTaaggacaaaaaaaggaaaCGGCCACTGATTCTATTGagctcttttcctttttctgtatCTATTTCAAAATTCAGCCTGATGCAGTGAATATCACATTTCTGCCATATCTCCGCTCTCCATGTCTCAGTGGGAAATTACTCAGGTTTCCAGCGGGGTAACGCTACTACCACCCGTTGATAAAGCACACATTAAATGATGCAGTAATGCAAACTTGGCTTGGCATGCATACATTTTCAGAGATGGAAAGACAAACAATTACGAGCAGTAAAGCTCAAGCTGTCAAACAAGGTTTGGGAGGCCAGAGATGTGAAAGCgtctccttctgtctgtctgtctccctcactCTGTTTTTGCCTcattctctcactcactcaaacacccacacacacacaggcagcccTCAGGGTGCCATCAAGAAAAGGCCGCCTATTTATCAGTTGTCAGCAACTAAACCCCTAATTCagcaaatactttttttgtctCAAACAGTATGTAAGCATTAAAGAGAGTGGAAAAAACGTAAAAACAGTAAGCTGtagttaatttgtttttttctctgctgctttataTAAGTCTAACAGGGCAAAGGTGAACTTTGAGTTTAGCACCAGGCAACTGATTTACATACATGTTACTACTACCCTCAAGACAGAATTAAAAATTTCAACAGGCCTCAATGGACTTGCCCCAGTAATGGcaagtaaatgaatgaatggataaataaataatactagTGATACACTATAGCCCCAGGCTTGCGCTGTATTATATGATTAGCAGATGCAATTAAATTACTCCAACGCTGTAATTGCAGCCTGGTGCAGTTTGTTCCTAAATTATTCCACTATGACCCCCTCGTCCTCTAAGGTTCAAGGAAATCCATGTTTTTTGCCCTGTGGCTCACTGCTGCTCTTAATGCTCCCTCCCCTTACAATATTAACAGACCACTCATTTAGCAACCATGCCTAGTTTGCTGTGTATTGTGAGTTTGACTCCCAAgctggaaagaaagaaacaggcTTTTCTGAAATATGGCTGAGTCACCCCACAGCGTTATTTTTAGTCTTcacaaaaagaagaagcagcCCCAAACTTAAGACATGGCATCATTTGATAAAAATCACTCTGCCTCTGGTTGATGAgttacagagagaaaaaggaattGTAGTGCCAAGGCAGACTGAGGGCTCTCTATCTGCAACTCTATCAGATAACAGGAAGCAAACTGAACCAATCACAGAGGaacacaacagacagacagacagagaagagggaCAAAAACGGGAACCTAAAGTCAGCCGCAGTATCCACAGGAGTGATCAAGAGCAATTCATTAGGACTCgatgaagaaagaaagggggAAAGGAAAAGCAGACTCCCCCTTTTAATCTCCTTCCTCCACCCTGTCTTTCCTCTTAACGAGCAGGAGGAGAGACGGGTGGTGTACGTGGGGCGACTGAGGTCCGACTGCACCCGGACAGAGTTGAAGCACCGCTTTGAAGTCTTTGGCGAAATTGAAGAATGTGCAGTGAACTTGAGGGACGATGGGTAAGGCCCCGTGactttctgtgcatgtgtgtgtgcatctgtatggTAGTCTGGTATTAGTGTAGGGGGAGAGGAAACTGCTGTTACTGTTGAACTTAAAGCAAAGGCAAGTGTTGAAGGTCTAACACAAAGACAGAGCTTTTGCAGTCTCAGAGCGTCTCCCGATCCATCTTGTTCTAGGCCTATGGCGCCCCAAAGATACACTTTTATTGATTCTCTTTTGCATTTAAATAGCGTGATCTTCATCTAAGACAAGGCCCCCTGTTCAGTTATTGTTGCCCCACAGCACCACTCTGATGTATCATTTTCTATTCCTGACCAGGGACAATTTTGGCTTCATCATGTACCGCTACACTTGTGACGCCTTTGCTGCCCTTGAGAACGGACACACCGTACGCAGGTCAAACGAGCCTCAGTTCGAGCTGTGCTTTGGCGGGCAGAAGGAGTTCTGCAAATCACATTACACAGACTTGGGTAAGTGCAGCTTTGTTGTTCCCTCCATCAGCCCCCTGCAGTCATGCAGTATATTTGTGTAGCTGGGAGGACTGTCagtgaaaagagaaataaaagggGAAAGAGGGGGGAAATCAGACAGCAAAGAAGTGAGTGATGCTTCCAGATCAAAAGAGACCCGTCTCTGTGCTGGCAACAGTTCCTATAGCCCTGAA
This sequence is a window from Siniperca chuatsi isolate FFG_IHB_CAS linkage group LG22, ASM2008510v1, whole genome shotgun sequence. Protein-coding genes within it:
- the ppargc1a gene encoding peroxisome proliferator-activated receptor gamma coactivator 1-alpha isoform X5, with amino-acid sequence MTEMSQSQCAALVGEDQPLCPDLPELDLSELDVSDLDADSFLGGLKWYSDQSEIISTQYGNEASNLFEKIDEENEANLLAVLTETLDSIPVDEDGLPSFEALADGDVTNASDRSCPSSPDGSPRTPEPEEPSLLKKLLLAPANSQLSYNQYTGGKAQNHAASSNHRIRPPPAVVKTESPWNGKARGGSSQQNRPVRRPCTELLKYLTATDDILLHTKASEAKSTWGGASSRDKSGLGLGASSSSSSPSSLSTSSFSSLSSTSSSSSTTSKKKSAVPSQQQQQQQQQPQHHQRGESRAAGECSVAGVGAGKWQRCSHDDGVEESEGASIPVGHRTSTCGHARPKLEHGPPSEEGRPPGDVGRLAAARFIRYMHSYSLPPREVSHSCEHCREAAGATQASEGFGRHGRSNSSGAGRAPHRHITVTIRKRDEKPGHPLLSQLLTSKQRPVQYGAPLLPPKITPLPSTLSKSAGKRSESPAQAVSKVEEEEVGGTTDCRNRAVSQVEEPDSGSLLSPLAFDLESWVSQPDSGLDMGFGLELGWLNHGEDVDHDDDGVDDDDDDDHVTGSPAAVLSHGPPSPLFPDTRIAEPAPPCIIQGQGHPHRQALSEHPDDQGHPLLAKPTILPLPLTPESPNDHKGSPFENKTIERTLSVEIAGTPGLTPPTTPPHKASQENPFKASLKTKLSSCSSSALACKRARLSELGPGALAPAPGASGGGPTRKGPEQTELYAQLSKASTALPYSVTQHTMGGGLEEHRSTSNNKRVAPRGYCDHDYCQASASTKKDGSTATVTMTTAAEMMVTSGATAAPMPIAGKVEDRHVECKDSAMPPSSSSSSSSYSPSSASSGPLAKQQNFASVDGEAARVQELGKQTLTQTTQIPLQEATTDGDQHPSATSRKLLCDQEIRAELNKHFGHPLQALCSQGGQEREPGSKSNKVAAPQSLEEGEDGYYSQRLPGSSYLHPGFLPFHDDLELGEGRENRFLCPWEGTPLDLLFDCPPCSPSCSPPSSCSPSRGSVSPPSSLLLSPSRPFCWTSSESRSRSRSHSGSRISSSHYRRRSLSSSPDRCPSSWSRHNTDSSTFRSRTHKSPHPQSRSPLSRRPRYDSYEEYQHERLKREEYRRDYEKREFERAEQRERQRQKAIEERRVVYVGRLRSDCTRTELKHRFEVFGEIEECAVNLRDDGDNFGFIMYRYTCDAFAALENGHTVRRSNEPQFELCFGGQKEFCKSHYTDLDSHSDDFDPASTKSKYDSMDFDSLLREAQRSLRR